The Bacteroidota bacterium genomic sequence ACGGTAAAAATATTGAAAGGTGTCTTCGGTATCAAAAGGATTGCGTCCTATTAAACAGGGGATGCAATAATCCTCAAGATAGGATACTACGGCTTTTTCACGGCCATTTAATGTGCCATCGCCCAACCCGAAAATCCCTTCATCAGTATAAACTTTCAGGGTAACAAAGTTTCGACCCGGTGAGCACACGAAAACACTTGCATCGGTTATTTTCATTTTTTTGCTGTTTTTATGCGACTTGTTTAAAAACCAATTGAATTTCCTCCATCTACAGGAAGAACAACTCCTGTTATAAATTCCGCAGCATCTGAGGCCAGGAATACTGCCGCATGGCCAATATCAACAGGATCCCCCAATTTTCCCAAAGGAGTCCGGCCCAGTACTTTTGCTTTTCTCCCGGGATCATTGTCAAGGGCGCCTGCCGACATTTTCGTCTTGATAAATCCCGGAGCAATGCAGTTAATTCTAATCCCGAAAGGAGAAAGTTCAACAGACATGGCTCTTGTCATTCCTTCTATGGCTGATTTCGCAGCAGAATAGGCAATCACTTTGGGTATCCCGTATTGCGAAGCCATGGAGCTGATCATAATGATGACTCCTTGTCCCTTGTCCTTCATTAGCTTTGCTACTTCGCGCGATAAGGAGAATACAGCCATCTGGTTTACCTGGATAATTTCTGAAAATTCTTCATCGGTTACCTCCAGAAGATCTTTTTTAAGATGAAGCCCTGCATTATTTACAAGTACATCAATACGACCGTAAATTTTTTTAACTTTTTCGACAAAAGCAGGAATCTGATCAAGATTTGACAAGTCATTGCATACATAGGATGCATTGGAACCCAGTTTTTCACAGGCTTTAAGAAGCACTTCCTCCCTTCGTCCTGAGATGATAACTTTTGCTCCCTGTTCAATAAAGCATGTTGAAATGGCAAAGCCCAAGCCGGTGCCTCCTCCTGTTACCAATACAACTTTGTCTTTCAATTGAAAAATATCTTTTGACATGATGATTTATTTGTTAAGAATTTATACGATTAGAGGAAGCCCTGATTATGAGTTCTGGATTTAAAACGACATTTTCGGTTTGCAAATCCTTTGTATCTGCTTCTTTATCTGTTTCAATTTCCTTAATGATCAATTTGGCGGCTTCTATTCCAATCTGGCGGCTGTGCTGTTCAACACTGGAGAGGGCAGGAGTGATCCACTGAGTAAAAGACGCATTGGAATAGCCCACGATGGCGATATCTTCCGGAATTTTTTTGCCTTTGCCGATAAAAAAAGTCATGACACCGGTCGCCATATTATCGTTTGAAGCAAAAATTCCATCAGGTACATTATTCCCATTCCAAAGCTTTTCGGCAAATTCCATTCCTGCGTTATTGGTCATTTCACCGGAATTGAAAATTAATGATTCGTTGACTTTTAGGTGGTTGTCCGTTAATGCCTTTTTGAATCCCTTTAACCTTTGTTCATAGATATTCAGATTGAGGTGGCCACCGATATGGGCGATTTTCCTGCATCCTTGTTTAATCAGGTGTTCTGTTGCGGTATATGCCCCTAAAAAGTCATTACTGGTAACACTACAGGCTTTCGAATTTTTAAGTGCCCTGTCGAAGAACAGGAAAGGGACATTCATCAGGCTAATATCCCGGAGATGATCGTCATTTACTGTTTCCATTGAAACGGAGATCAAAATCCCGTCCACCCGGCTCGAAAGCAGTGTTTTGATACAGTTTTTCTCGTTTTTTAAATTTTCGCTGGACTGGCAAATGATGATGTTATAACCGGCTTCGTTTGTAACGGACTCGATACCACTAATGACCGAGCTGATAAAGTGGCTGTATAACCGGGGAACAATTACCCCAATGGTATTGGTTTTGCCGGTACGTAAACTGCTGGCAATCTGATTATGTTTGTAATTCATTCGATTGGCACATTCGATCACCTTTTTTTTCGTCTTCTCGCTGATTTTCGGATGGTTGCTAAGTGCCCTTGAAACGGTTGAAGGTGCTATATGAAGCTTTTTGGCAATGTCAACAATCGAAGTTTGTTCCCTTTTGCCTTTTTTGGTTAAATCAAGTTTGTTCATTTTTTCTCTAGTTCTGCTGCAAAATTACTGTTAAAAATTATTTATGCAAACGTTTGCTTAAATTTATTATTTTTGAATGATTTTTTAACAGATAAACATTTAAATTTATGAATTTAAATCAGTGTTGTAGTACTTATAAATATCTATTAGTGCCCGGGAAAAATATAAATATCCCTCGCTATGCCCGGTATAACAACAAGTTCGTAAATGTTTACGTTTGGATGGCGGGTATGGGTATTGCCGCACCGCAAACCCTCCAAAAATATATAAATAATTGTCATTCTGGGCGCAATGAAAAGAAGTGAAGAAACTATAGATATAATTTAAACCGTACAACAATGATTTTAAAACAAAAAATTCTTAATGTTTAATTT encodes the following:
- a CDS encoding SDR family oxidoreductase, coding for MSKDIFQLKDKVVLVTGGGTGLGFAISTCFIEQGAKVIISGRREEVLLKACEKLGSNASYVCNDLSNLDQIPAFVEKVKKIYGRIDVLVNNAGLHLKKDLLEVTDEEFSEIIQVNQMAVFSLSREVAKLMKDKGQGVIIMISSMASQYGIPKVIAYSAAKSAIEGMTRAMSVELSPFGIRINCIAPGFIKTKMSAGALDNDPGRKAKVLGRTPLGKLGDPVDIGHAAVFLASDAAEFITGVVLPVDGGNSIGF
- a CDS encoding LacI family DNA-binding transcriptional regulator, translating into MNKLDLTKKGKREQTSIVDIAKKLHIAPSTVSRALSNHPKISEKTKKKVIECANRMNYKHNQIASSLRTGKTNTIGVIVPRLYSHFISSVISGIESVTNEAGYNIIICQSSENLKNEKNCIKTLLSSRVDGILISVSMETVNDDHLRDISLMNVPFLFFDRALKNSKACSVTSNDFLGAYTATEHLIKQGCRKIAHIGGHLNLNIYEQRLKGFKKALTDNHLKVNESLIFNSGEMTNNAGMEFAEKLWNGNNVPDGIFASNDNMATGVMTFFIGKGKKIPEDIAIVGYSNASFTQWITPALSSVEQHSRQIGIEAAKLIIKEIETDKEADTKDLQTENVVLNPELIIRASSNRINS
- a CDS encoding bifunctional D-altronate/D-mannonate dehydratase (starvation-sensing protein; maybe involved in homoserine lactone degradation), producing MKITDASVFVCSPGRNFVTLKVYTDEGIFGLGDGTLNGREKAVVSYLEDYCIPCLIGRNPFDTEDTFQYFYR